The genomic window CCGACCTGCAGGACGGCCGGGCCGGTGCCCGAGGCCGGACCGACGAGCGCCGCCCCGGTGCCGTCCCCGCCGGGGACGCGGCCGCGCCAACGCCGCACCGGCCCGGGATCGCCCGACAGGCCGGTGGTCTCGACCAGCAACCCCCAGGAGCTCATGGCCGCCTCCTCGGCCTGCCTGATCTCGGCGCCGACCGTCAGCGGTCCGCCGGCGCCCGCGCTCGGGTCCGACGCCGGGGCGGAGTCTCGGCCGCTGATCTCACCGGTCCCGAAGCCCACGGGGCCCTGCTCGCGGATCCTGCCGTCGCACTCGACCCGCCACCAGCCACGGATCCGTTGCCCGTCGAGGAGCAGATAGCCGGGCGTCGGGGTGGGGCGCCAGGTACGGCGCACCGTACCCTCCGGGCTCACCGTCGCCGATCCGGCGGACGAGACGGCGCAGCCGGCCGGCGCGAGACCCAGCAGCCACCGGGGCGTGTCCCCCTTCCCCTCGACAGCGCCGCCGATCACGGTGAACGGCGAGATCCGCACGTTGCTGATACCGCCGGTGCGTACCAGGTCCCGGGGCGAGGAGCCGGCCGCACCCGTCGTCGCCACCAGGGCCGCGGAGGTGTCGGAGTGGTAGGCCACCACGACCTGGCGTGCCCCGAACGAGTCGTCGGCGAAGAGCACCTTGACCGTCGGCAGCGCGGACCCCATGCCCGCCTCGTCGCGGTCCCGGTCGAAGACGCTGGTCAGCTCGTCGACCAACCGCCCGTCGGTGGCCAGGCTGCCCCTCGTGGGCGAGTCGATGAGCCGCCACACCCAGTCGTCGGTGACCGGATAGCCGGACCCCCGCTCGGGGTCGCGGAACAGGTCGCCGAGACCGCCCGCCCTCAGGCCGAGGGCGGGGGCGAAGACCACGGTGGCGAGCAGGCCGGCGAGCAGGGCAACGGCCCCGGACCACCGGTTCCGCCGACGGCGGCGGGCGTGCCTCATGAGCCGTCCGTACGGGTCGTCGTCCAGGACCACCGACGCGGCGACCCGGGCCAGACCGGCACGCAGTTCGTCCACACTCATGCCCGTTCCCCGATCACTCTGCCGGTCGGCGTCGACCGGCCGGTCGACGCCGACGCCGACGCCAACACGTTCCGCAGCCGGGCGAGGCCCCGCGCCGCCTGGCTCTTCACCGTCCCGACCGAACACGCCATCACCGCCGCCACCTCGGCTTCCGGCAGGTCCTCCCAGTAGCGCAGCACCAGCACGGTGCGCATCCGGACCGGCAGCCGGTCCAGCGCGGTCAACAGCTCGTCCCGGACGACGACGCCGTCGGTGGTGTCGGGCCCGGCCGGGTCCGGGACGGCCGAGGTGAGCAGCTCCCGCAGACCGATCCGGCGCCAGCGGCTGGTAGCGGACCTCGACGAACTCACGGAACTCCGGGTCATCCACCCGTCGACCCCCCGTTGTGACCGCGCACGTCCCACTCCCCTCGTCGACCCTGTCGCCGGGAACGACGCGGCAGGGTGGCGAAAGGTTGAGTCCCGCGCCCGGGCGGCGCGGACGGGAGCGTACTAGCCTCTGGGGATCATGGACCTCTCCGACGCCGCGCTCCTGCTCGCCGCCGGTCTCGCCGCGGGCACGATGAACGCGGTGGCCGGGGGCGGTTCCCTCATCACCTTCCCGGCGTTGATCGCGGTCGGGCTGCCGCCGGTGCCGGCGAACGTCAGCAACTCGGTCTCGGTCTTCCCGGGGTACGTCGCGAGCGTCGCGGGCAGCCGGACGGACCTGCCGCCCGGGCGGAGGTTGTGGACGCTGCTGCCCACCGCCGTGCTCGGCACGGTCGTCGGCTGCGTGCTGCTGCTGGCCACCCCGGCGCGGGCCTTCGAGCTGGTGGTGCCGTTCCTGGTGCTGGGCGCGACCGCCGTGCTGGCCTTCCAGGATCCGCTGCGCCGGCTGGTCGGTCACCCGGCCGACCTCAGCCCGCGCCGCCGTACCGTCACGGTGCAGGCGATGGTCGCGCTGGGCACCGTGTACGGCGGTTATTTCGGCGCGGCGCTCGGGGTGATGCTGGTCGCCGGTCTGGCCCTGGTGCTGGACGCCACGCTGGCCCGGGTGTCGGCGATCAAGAATCTGCTCTCCGCGGTGGTGGGGCTGACCACGCTGGTCGTCTTCGCGCTCTTCGGCCCGGTCAACTGGGCGGCCGTCGCGGTGGTCGCGCCGGCGACGCTGGTCGGCGGGTACGCGGGCGCCCGGCTGGTCCGCCGGCTGCCGCCGGTGTTGCTGAAGACCATGATCGTGGTCTTCGGCACGACGATCGGCCTCTACCTGCTCTGGCGCGCGCTGCGCTGAGACCCCGCCGTGTGGCGGACCCCGGACGCCGAACCGCCCCGACGCGACGCGGCGCCGGGGCGGTTCGACCAGGGGCGGAGGGGAAAGCTCAGTACGCCTCGCCGACCGGCTCCTCGGGGGCGTGCTCGGCGTCGCGGGCGGCGGAGTTCCAGCGGGACCAGAGCACCCGCTCGCCGTAGCCGGCCGCCATCACGTGCGCGAAGGCCAGGTAGACCAGCACGCCGACGGCGAGCACCCCGAAGCCGACCCAGAACGGCAGCGCCAGCCCGTGCTCGGCGAGCTTGCCGGAGATGATCGGGGCGGGCGCGGCGGCGCCCCAGCGGACCAGGTTGAACGCGCCGGTGGCCACCCGGCGGTCGCTGGAGCCGAGGCCGAGCGCCAGGTCGGTGAGGTTGGCGTTGGCCAGGCCCATGCAGAGGCCGGCGAGCACGAGCACCACCAGCGACTCGGTGGTGGAGCCCGAGGTGGCGAAGAGCGCCATGCAGACCAGCAGGCCGGCGATGGCCACGCCGACGGTCTGCACCGCGCCGATCCGGTGGGCGAGCGGGTGCCCGATCACCAGGATGCCGGCGGCCAGGCCGAGGCCCCACGCGGTGAACGCCAGCCCCAGCGGCACCACGTCGAGGTGCAGGAAGAGCGGGGTGTAGCCGAGCACCACGAAGAAGACGAAGTTGTACGCGGCGGTGATCACGCAGAGCGTGACGAACGCCGGCTTGCGGTAGGTGGCGAAGATCTGGCCGACGCGGACGGGCGCCTGCCGGTTGGTCGGCTCGCGCAGCTTGCGGGACGCGACGGCCAGCGCGAGGACCATGAAGACGCCGCAGACGAAGAACGGCAGCCGCCAGCTCACGTGGCCCAGCAGCCCGCCGATCAGCGGGCCGACGGCGAAGCCGAGACCGAGCGCGGTCTCGAAGAGGCCGACCACCCACTCCCGGTCGACGGCGAGGTTGACCAGCACCACCATCGCGGTGGCGAAGAACATCGCGTTGCCCAGCCCCCAGACGCCGCGCAGCACGGAGAGCTGCACGATGTTGTCGCTGAACGAGGCGAGGATCGCGGCGGCGCCGACCACCGAGACACCGGTGATCAGCACGGGTTTGAAGCCGAAGCGACCGCTGGCCAGGGTCGCCGGGATCATGCCGACCGCCATCACCGCGATGTACGCGGTGAAGAGCAGCTCGACCTGCCAGGCGGTGACCCCGATCGCCTCGCCGATGGCGGGCAGGATCGGGTCCACCACGGCGATGCCGGCGATGGCGAGGAAGGCCACCAGGGTGGTGGCGTAGATGGCACTGCGGTTGGGTTCGGATCGCCGATCCACTCCGCGCCTCCAGACAGATAGCTGTATCGTACAGGTAATTCCGTTGTATCATACAGCTATGAGGAACGACCGCACGACGGGAACGGGTCCGGACGAGGTCACCCTGGGTCGGATCGAGACCGAGGTGGCGCTACTGATGCGCCTCGGCGAGGCCACCCGGCGGGGCACCGGCACCATGGAGCACCGGCTGCTGGACCGGGCGGCGTACGTGATCCTGCGGCACCTGGACAGCGCGGGCCCGCAGAACGTCTCGGCGCTCGCCGCGAAGCTGAACCTGGACGGCTCGACGGTCACCCGGCAGGTCTCCGCGATGCAGCGGGACGGCCTGATCGCCCGTACCCCGGACCCGGCCGACGGGCGCGGCACGGTGATCTCCCCCACCCCCGCCGGCCTCCAGCGGATGGCCGCCGTCCAGGCGGCCCGCACCCGCCTCTACGGCGACATCCTCGCCGCCTGGTCCCCCGACGACCGGGACAGCCTCGCGGAGCTGCTGCACCGGCTCAACCAGGCCCTGGAATCCCGCTCCCGCCCCCGCTGACGGGTGCAAAGGGGCCCCCGGCTCAACAGCCGGGGGCCCATTCGCTCACCTCAGGCGACCGGCTCCCGGGCGGAGTCGGCGTCCCGCTCGGCGCCGGGGACGACGCGAGGGTCGCCCTCGTCGGCGAAGTAGTCGTCCGGCGTGGTGTGGTCCACCCCGTCGGCGACCTTCGCGGCCCGCAGGACCAGGGTCAGCAGCGCGGCGACCGCCAGGTTGACCAGCACGGCCACGATGCCCACGTAGATCGTCTTCTTGGTGTCGAAGCCGAATTCGGACAGCGGGAAGGCCGAGCCGGCGAAGTGCTTCTTTCCGGTCGTCGGATTCGCGACCTGGTAGAGCATCCACATGCCCATCGCCATGCCGGCCGCCCAGCCCGCGATCAACGCGGTGCGGTGGAACCAGCGGGTGTAGAGGCCCAGCGCCACCGCCGGCAGCGTCTGGAGGATGATCACGCCGCCGATGAGCTGGAGGTCGATGGAGAACTGCGGGTCCAGGAAGACGATGCAGGCCACCGCGCCGACCTTCACCACCAGCGAAGTGATCTTGGAGACGTTCGCCTCCTGCGCCGGGGTGGCGTCCCGCTTCAGGTACTCCCTGTAGATGTTGCGGGTGAACAGGTTCGCCGCCGCGATCGACATGATCGCCGCCGGCACCAGCGCGCCGATGCCGATGGCCGCGTACGCGACGCCGGCGAACCAGTCCGGGAACTGCTGGTCGAACAGCAGCGGCACCACGGTGTTGCCGTCCACGCTGCCCTGGGTCGCCCCCGGCAGCGGCTTCACCCCGGCCGCGATCGCCATGTAGCCGAGCAGCGCGATCAGGCCCAGTAGCAGGCTGTACGCCGGCAGCGCGGACATGTTCCGCTTGATCACGTCGCGGTTCCGGCTCGCCAGCACGCCGGTGATGCTGTGCGGGTAGAGGAAGAGCGCCAGCGCCGAGCCGAACGCCAGGGTGATGTACTGGAGCTGGTTGTTGGCGTTGAGCAGGATTCCGTCCCCGGGGGCGGGTGACGCCTTGAACTTCGCGTCCGCCGCGTTGAAGATGTCGCCCCAGCCACCCAGCTTGTACGGCAGGTAGATGACCGCCACCAGGATCACGATGTAGATCAGCGAGTCCTTGACGAAGGCGATCAGCGCCGGGGCGCGCAGCCCGGACTGGTAGGTGTAGGCGGCCAGGATCGCGAACGCGATGATGATCGGCAGGTGCCGGGCGATCGTGCTCTCCCCGGTGACGCCCATCGTCTTGAGCACCGCCTCGATGCCGACCAGCTGCAGCGCGATGTACGGCATGGTCGCGAGGATGCCGGTGATCGCGACCAGCAGCGCCAGGATCGGCGAGTCGAACCGGTTCCGGACGAAGTCCGCCGGGGTGACGTAGCCGTGCCGGTGCGACACCGACCAGAGCCGGCAGAGCACCAGGAACACCAGCGGGTAGATCACGATCGTGTACGGCACGGCGAAGAAGCCCATCGCACCCGCGCCGAAGACCAGCGCCGGCACCGCCACGAAGGTGTACGCGGTGTAGAGGTCACCGCCGACCAGGAACCAGGTGATCCAGCCGCCGAAGTTGCGGCCGCCCAGCCCCCACTCGTCGAGGTGGGCCATGTCCCGCGGTGCCCGCCAGCGGGCGGCCACGAAGCCCATCGCGCTGACCAGCAGGAAGAGGAACGTGAAGACGATGATCTCGGTCAGGTGGTCGCGCATCACCGGTCACCCCGCTTCTTGGTCATCTGGTAGACCAGCGTGGTGGTGGCCACGCCGAGGATGATCCAGGCCAGCTGCAGCCAGTAGAACCGCGGGAAGCCGAACAGCCGGGGTGAGTCGGCGTTGAAGAAGGCCGGGATCAGCGGCACCACGATCGGTATGAAAAGCAACCAGTTCCAGGGACTGTGGTCCTTCGCCCTGGATCGCGCCGAGGTCGGCGCCTCCGGTTCGGGTGCTGCCATGTGACACACCTCCGGGAAAGTCGTAACTAGCCATGTGACGGCCGGAGGCTACGACCCGGTGAGCGCAGTCACGATCAGCGGTGCGACGGCGATGCGCCGAACGGCGTTCCGGCTGCGCCGAGCGGTGCCGGTCACCGCCCGGCGACCCTCGTCAGAAACCGGTGAGGTGGGCGGTGTCGTTGACCGAACGGACCGCGACGCCGCCGTCCGGGTACAGGTCGAGCAGCGAGATGCCGGCGGTGTCCAGGTACAGCCGGTGCAGGAAGGCGTCACCGGCCGCGAGGGCGTCACGCAGCACCAGCTTGATCGGCGAGACGTGCGAGACCACCACCACGGTCTCCCCCGGGTACGCCGCGCGCAGCCGGTCGACCGCCCGGCTGGTCCGCTCGGCGACGGCGACGAACGACTCCCCCTCCGGCGGGGCGACCCGGGTCGAGGCGAGCCAGGCGTCCAGCTCGCCCGCCCAGCCCTCACGCACCTCGGCGAAGGTGCACCCCTCCCAGGCCCCGAAGTCGCACTCGATCAGGTCGTCCTCGGGGCGTACCGGCGGGTTGCCGACGACCGCGGCGATCGCCTCGGCGGTGGCCGTACAGCGGGACAGCGGCGAGCTGACCACCGCCGCGACGGACGGGGCGAGCGCGGCCACCCGGGCGGCCGTGGCCCGGGCCTGGGCCCGGCCACGGTCGGTCAGCGGCACGTCGCCGCGGCCCGAGTAGCGCTTCTGCACGGTCCGCTCGGTCTCGCCGTGCCGGACCAGGACCAGCCGGGTGGCCGTCTCGGTGGGGCGCGGCTCCCAGGAGGCGGGGATGGTGGCCGGGTCGGTGCCGGTGGCGCGGTCGGTGGCCGCCCGGGCGGCCACCTCGCGGGCGGCCGCGCGGGCCGCCGAGTCG from Micromonospora kangleipakensis includes these protein-coding regions:
- a CDS encoding sigma-70 family RNA polymerase sigma factor yields the protein MSSSRSATSRWRRIGLRELLTSAVPDPAGPDTTDGVVVRDELLTALDRLPVRMRTVLVLRYWEDLPEAEVAAVMACSVGTVKSQAARGLARLRNVLASASASTGRSTPTGRVIGERA
- a CDS encoding sulfite exporter TauE/SafE family protein is translated as MDLSDAALLLAAGLAAGTMNAVAGGGSLITFPALIAVGLPPVPANVSNSVSVFPGYVASVAGSRTDLPPGRRLWTLLPTAVLGTVVGCVLLLATPARAFELVVPFLVLGATAVLAFQDPLRRLVGHPADLSPRRRTVTVQAMVALGTVYGGYFGAALGVMLVAGLALVLDATLARVSAIKNLLSAVVGLTTLVVFALFGPVNWAAVAVVAPATLVGGYAGARLVRRLPPVLLKTMIVVFGTTIGLYLLWRALR
- a CDS encoding MFS transporter, giving the protein MDRRSEPNRSAIYATTLVAFLAIAGIAVVDPILPAIGEAIGVTAWQVELLFTAYIAVMAVGMIPATLASGRFGFKPVLITGVSVVGAAAILASFSDNIVQLSVLRGVWGLGNAMFFATAMVVLVNLAVDREWVVGLFETALGLGFAVGPLIGGLLGHVSWRLPFFVCGVFMVLALAVASRKLREPTNRQAPVRVGQIFATYRKPAFVTLCVITAAYNFVFFVVLGYTPLFLHLDVVPLGLAFTAWGLGLAAGILVIGHPLAHRIGAVQTVGVAIAGLLVCMALFATSGSTTESLVVLVLAGLCMGLANANLTDLALGLGSSDRRVATGAFNLVRWGAAAPAPIISGKLAEHGLALPFWVGFGVLAVGVLVYLAFAHVMAAGYGERVLWSRWNSAARDAEHAPEEPVGEAY
- a CDS encoding MarR family winged helix-turn-helix transcriptional regulator encodes the protein MRNDRTTGTGPDEVTLGRIETEVALLMRLGEATRRGTGTMEHRLLDRAAYVILRHLDSAGPQNVSALAAKLNLDGSTVTRQVSAMQRDGLIARTPDPADGRGTVISPTPAGLQRMAAVQAARTRLYGDILAAWSPDDRDSLAELLHRLNQALESRSRPR
- the mctP gene encoding monocarboxylate uptake permease MctP, with amino-acid sequence MMRDHLTEIIVFTFLFLLVSAMGFVAARWRAPRDMAHLDEWGLGGRNFGGWITWFLVGGDLYTAYTFVAVPALVFGAGAMGFFAVPYTIVIYPLVFLVLCRLWSVSHRHGYVTPADFVRNRFDSPILALLVAITGILATMPYIALQLVGIEAVLKTMGVTGESTIARHLPIIIAFAILAAYTYQSGLRAPALIAFVKDSLIYIVILVAVIYLPYKLGGWGDIFNAADAKFKASPAPGDGILLNANNQLQYITLAFGSALALFLYPHSITGVLASRNRDVIKRNMSALPAYSLLLGLIALLGYMAIAAGVKPLPGATQGSVDGNTVVPLLFDQQFPDWFAGVAYAAIGIGALVPAAIMSIAAANLFTRNIYREYLKRDATPAQEANVSKITSLVVKVGAVACIVFLDPQFSIDLQLIGGVIILQTLPAVALGLYTRWFHRTALIAGWAAGMAMGMWMLYQVANPTTGKKHFAGSAFPLSEFGFDTKKTIYVGIVAVLVNLAVAALLTLVLRAAKVADGVDHTTPDDYFADEGDPRVVPGAERDADSAREPVA
- a CDS encoding DUF3311 domain-containing protein, producing MAAPEPEAPTSARSRAKDHSPWNWLLFIPIVVPLIPAFFNADSPRLFGFPRFYWLQLAWIILGVATTTLVYQMTKKRGDR
- a CDS encoding bifunctional RNase H/acid phosphatase; the encoded protein is MAVRAVVVEADGGSRGNPGPAGYGAVVRDPETGEVLAERSESIGTATNNVAEYRGLIAGLEAAAELGAAEVEARMDSKLVVEQMCGRWQIKHPGLRPLAAQAAGLVGRFASVRFSWVPRERNKHADALANAAMDVAAGKAPSRAAVAPPRIVEPPREVAAPDSAARAAAREVAARAATDRATGTDPATIPASWEPRPTETATRLVLVRHGETERTVQKRYSGRGDVPLTDRGRAQARATAARVAALAPSVAAVVSSPLSRCTATAEAIAAVVGNPPVRPEDDLIECDFGAWEGCTFAEVREGWAGELDAWLASTRVAPPEGESFVAVAERTSRAVDRLRAAYPGETVVVVSHVSPIKLVLRDALAAGDAFLHRLYLDTAGISLLDLYPDGGVAVRSVNDTAHLTGF